The Fulvivirga ligni genome window below encodes:
- a CDS encoding chemotaxis protein CheA, translated as MTNREKELRAIFLAETQQSYDQISSGIVNLEKSPGNEELIADIFRLLHNMKANTAAMKLDAISTLAHALENVFSAIRDKEITFQGNNTSVIFRGIDHMGYLITNINEPKLQEVDADLINQINAIIQNEPTELIKIEEEKSEFTSSKIHFSDTVSISLKRLDDLLNLVGELNTGRDLLVQFAEAANNPQVSNNISNIFRIADRIQESIMTARLVTVSSLFNKFPRIVRDIATSEGKKINLVLEGADTTIDRNVLSVISDVMIHLIRNAVIHGIESTEERAKHGKKEEGLLRIKATSEKGQVIISTTDDGRGIDPSAIKKKAVDKKLITQQKAKSLNDDEALGLLFMSGFSMASKITEFAGRGVGLDIVKNVIDSIGGDLKILSEVGKKTTFKMSLPISLSVKAALLFKVDQDHFAVPLLNLFSVHTAKQQEIHHLSGELILDYREERIPLIYLHDFLFSEEPNVNMINLRREAIDIVIVWYNNRKYGLIVDQMYRQQEIMIKPLQKPLDDSELFSGITLLSSGEICYVLDVASIAKIYEQRESTVQF; from the coding sequence ATGACTAATCGAGAAAAGGAACTAAGAGCAATATTTCTGGCTGAAACACAGCAGAGCTACGATCAAATTTCATCTGGCATTGTTAATCTGGAGAAATCACCAGGCAACGAAGAGTTGATTGCTGATATCTTCCGGTTACTGCACAATATGAAGGCCAATACGGCTGCGATGAAACTTGATGCTATCTCCACTTTAGCTCATGCGTTGGAGAATGTTTTTAGTGCCATTCGAGATAAAGAAATTACTTTTCAAGGGAATAATACCTCTGTCATCTTCAGAGGTATAGATCACATGGGTTATTTGATTACTAATATCAACGAGCCCAAATTACAGGAGGTAGATGCTGATTTGATTAATCAGATCAATGCCATTATTCAAAACGAGCCTACAGAGTTAATAAAGATTGAAGAAGAAAAGAGTGAATTTACATCAAGTAAAATTCATTTTTCAGACACGGTTTCCATTTCTTTAAAGCGTCTGGATGATCTCCTGAACCTTGTTGGAGAGTTAAATACTGGTAGAGATTTACTGGTGCAATTCGCAGAAGCTGCCAATAATCCACAAGTGAGCAATAATATTTCAAACATCTTTCGTATTGCTGACCGCATACAGGAAAGTATCATGACGGCCAGATTGGTAACGGTGAGCTCATTGTTTAATAAATTTCCTCGTATAGTTCGTGATATAGCTACTAGTGAAGGCAAGAAGATCAACCTTGTTCTAGAAGGTGCAGATACTACTATTGATAGAAATGTGCTCTCCGTGATTTCAGATGTTATGATTCACCTGATAAGAAATGCTGTGATCCATGGCATTGAATCAACGGAGGAAAGGGCAAAACATGGAAAGAAAGAAGAAGGTTTATTAAGGATTAAAGCTACCAGCGAAAAGGGGCAGGTTATTATTTCTACTACTGATGATGGTCGTGGAATAGATCCCAGTGCCATTAAAAAGAAGGCAGTTGATAAAAAACTGATCACTCAGCAAAAGGCTAAATCTTTAAATGATGATGAGGCCCTGGGTTTACTTTTCATGTCAGGATTCTCCATGGCTTCTAAAATAACAGAGTTTGCAGGCCGCGGCGTAGGGTTAGATATCGTGAAAAATGTAATTGACTCCATTGGTGGCGATCTTAAAATCCTCTCAGAGGTTGGTAAGAAAACCACCTTTAAGATGTCGTTACCTATATCACTTTCAGTGAAAGCGGCGCTATTATTTAAAGTAGATCAGGACCATTTTGCAGTTCCATTGCTGAATTTGTTTTCGGTGCATACCGCTAAGCAGCAGGAAATACATCATCTAAGCGGTGAGCTTATACTGGATTATAGAGAAGAAAGGATTCCACTCATTTATTTACATGATTTTCTGTTTTCAGAAGAGCCCAATGTGAATATGATCAACCTCAGACGTGAGGCCATTGATATAGTTATAGTTTGGTATAACAACCGGAAGTATGGCCTTATTGTAGATCAGATGTATAGGCAGCAGGAGATAATGATTAAACCATTACAGAAGCCATTGGATGACAGTGAGTTATTCAGTGGCATAACCTTGCTTAGTTCTGGTGAGATATGTTATGTGCTGGATGTGGCCAGCATTGCGAAAATTTATGAACAAAGAGAGAGTACAGTACAATTTTAA
- a CDS encoding isopenicillin N synthase family dioxygenase — translation MPDILYDEVPSLNLNDFTGGDEAKRKKFVEDLGNAYNNIGFVAIKGHYLTDELSEKLYAAIKKFFSLADGVKEKYEIPGLAGQRGYIGKGKEHAKGRKTGDLKEFFHVGQEVTDGDPIKSEYPDNVSVDEVPELLEIGVEVYKRLEQTGVEMLRAIALYLGLEENYFDSRVKNGNSILRPIHYFPIENPDEVPDDAVRAAEHGDINLITLLMGASADGLQVLRRDGEWIPITALPEQLVVNVGDMLERLTNKKLKSTIHRVVNPPKDQMTTSRYSIPFFMHPRSEMDLTCLDSCIDANNPKEFEDITAGEFLNQRLAEIGLKK, via the coding sequence ATGCCAGATATATTATATGATGAGGTGCCTTCACTAAATTTGAATGATTTCACAGGTGGAGACGAGGCTAAAAGAAAGAAGTTTGTAGAGGATCTAGGGAATGCTTACAATAATATAGGTTTTGTAGCTATCAAAGGGCATTACCTTACTGATGAACTTTCCGAGAAACTTTATGCGGCTATTAAGAAATTCTTCTCTCTGGCTGACGGAGTAAAAGAGAAATATGAAATTCCTGGCTTAGCAGGTCAGCGCGGTTACATTGGAAAAGGGAAGGAGCATGCTAAAGGTCGTAAGACTGGTGACTTAAAGGAATTTTTCCATGTAGGTCAGGAAGTGACAGATGGAGACCCGATAAAAAGTGAATATCCTGATAACGTAAGTGTGGATGAGGTTCCGGAGTTATTGGAGATAGGTGTAGAAGTTTACAAAAGACTAGAGCAGACCGGAGTTGAGATGTTAAGAGCGATAGCCCTTTATCTTGGCCTTGAGGAAAATTATTTTGATAGCAGAGTAAAGAATGGTAATAGCATTTTAAGACCAATTCATTACTTCCCTATAGAAAACCCTGATGAGGTCCCTGATGATGCCGTTAGAGCAGCTGAACATGGAGATATAAACCTTATTACCTTGTTAATGGGTGCAAGTGCAGATGGATTGCAAGTGTTAAGAAGAGATGGAGAGTGGATTCCTATTACTGCGCTTCCTGAGCAGCTTGTAGTGAACGTAGGAGACATGCTTGAAAGGTTAACTAATAAGAAATTGAAGTCTACTATTCACAGAGTGGTGAACCCTCCAAAGGATCAGATGACCACTTCAAGATATTCTATCCCGTTCTTTATGCACCCAAGATCTGAAATGGATCTTACTTGTTTGGATAGCTGTATTGATGCGAATAATCCAAAAGAGTTTGAAGATATTACTGCTGGTGAATTTTTAAATCAAAGACTGGCAGAGATAGGGCTTAAAAAGTAA
- a CDS encoding response regulator, whose protein sequence is MSKNILVVDDSYYMRAVLRIILEDAGYTVVNEAASGQEAIQCAKDDQPDLVTLDLILPDNSGLDVLKTIKQNRPDQKVVVVSAVGQESIVKQAEEIGAAAYITKPFEDEEVVKVINNVFM, encoded by the coding sequence ATGAGTAAAAACATTCTAGTGGTCGATGACTCTTATTACATGCGCGCAGTTTTGAGAATTATTCTTGAAGATGCGGGATATACTGTGGTAAATGAAGCGGCCAGCGGACAAGAGGCTATTCAGTGCGCAAAGGACGATCAGCCTGATCTGGTAACATTAGATTTAATTTTACCTGATAATTCCGGTCTCGATGTTTTAAAAACAATCAAACAGAACAGACCAGACCAGAAAGTAGTAGTGGTAAGTGCCGTGGGGCAAGAGAGTATAGTAAAGCAGGCGGAAGAAATAGGTGCTGCAGCTTACATTACAAAACCTTTTGAAGATGAAGAGGTGGTGAAAGTAATTAACAACGTCTTCATGTAG
- the chrA gene encoding chromate efflux transporter: MFKRVRYFIFLRDVLLLAVSAFGGPQAHIAMMFDLMVKKRGYLTEEDLIELNALCQILPGPTSTQTVTAIGFKIGGPNLAYLTLLVWMIPAVTIMTVAGITISSLESTEFTRFIQPMAVGFVGFAGLRISQKVIKTKTAAMLWVLSFIASLFFGSGSPFAFPIMLLIGGAFTALKYKAQPIEEKKGIKIHWANFLLWAGFFVFIAIMGHFTRFRPVLLLENFYRNGSLIFGGGQVLIPFLYGEFVEFKHYLTSEQFLSGYALVQSVPGPVFSFCAYIGAISMNDYGIGYQILGALAAAIGIFLPGTFLIFFVIRFWENLKKYRIVKASLEGINAASAGMVVSAAILMFLPLQINTLNISVTLATFLLLVFTKIPPPVIILIGLVIGFIF, from the coding sequence TTGTTTAAGCGAGTTAGATATTTCATTTTCCTGAGGGACGTTCTCTTATTGGCTGTTAGTGCTTTTGGCGGCCCTCAGGCTCATATAGCCATGATGTTTGACCTCATGGTGAAGAAAAGAGGATATCTAACGGAGGAAGATTTGATCGAGTTAAATGCTCTCTGTCAAATACTTCCAGGTCCTACTTCCACGCAAACCGTTACTGCAATAGGTTTTAAAATAGGTGGTCCCAACCTGGCATATTTAACCTTGCTTGTGTGGATGATCCCCGCCGTTACTATTATGACGGTGGCTGGAATTACCATTTCTTCATTAGAATCTACAGAGTTTACCCGTTTCATACAGCCGATGGCCGTAGGTTTTGTAGGCTTTGCAGGCTTAAGGATCTCTCAAAAGGTTATAAAAACTAAGACAGCTGCCATGTTATGGGTGCTGTCATTTATAGCTTCACTGTTCTTCGGTTCAGGGTCACCCTTCGCTTTTCCTATTATGCTTTTAATTGGAGGTGCTTTTACGGCTCTAAAATATAAAGCACAACCTATTGAAGAGAAAAAGGGTATAAAAATCCATTGGGCTAACTTTCTGTTATGGGCAGGATTTTTTGTTTTTATAGCCATAATGGGACATTTCACAAGGTTCCGTCCGGTACTTCTTCTTGAAAACTTTTATAGAAATGGTAGTTTGATTTTTGGCGGTGGGCAGGTGTTAATTCCTTTTCTATATGGTGAGTTCGTTGAGTTCAAACACTATCTTACTTCAGAGCAGTTTTTGTCAGGCTATGCTTTAGTACAGTCAGTACCTGGTCCGGTTTTTTCCTTTTGCGCTTATATCGGAGCTATCTCTATGAATGATTATGGTATCGGCTACCAAATTCTTGGTGCTCTGGCAGCAGCCATTGGTATCTTTCTACCTGGAACGTTCCTCATCTTCTTTGTCATACGTTTTTGGGAAAATCTAAAGAAATATAGGATCGTAAAAGCTTCTCTGGAGGGCATCAATGCAGCTAGTGCTGGTATGGTGGTGTCTGCTGCTATACTTATGTTCTTACCATTGCAGATAAATACCTTAAATATATCAGTAACATTGGCTACGTTCTTACTGCTGGTGTTTACTAAGATTCCGCCGCCAGTAATAATCCTGATTGGTCTTGTAATCGGATTTATATTCTAA
- a CDS encoding chemotaxis protein CheW: MSVKEVAAKAKKVKEEQSYQFVTFVLGGEHHAVKIEHVKEVAVTPKVSKMPRTPSFIKGVANVRGELIAIVDLEERFNMKPVLSLNSGLNSKTYTIVIDADTYTIGFTVNEVPNTLILTDSQIDRSADVVEKAKIRNRFIDGVGKAVGGDLIILLDILKVLSESEIRQISK, translated from the coding sequence ATGAGTGTAAAGGAGGTTGCAGCAAAGGCTAAAAAAGTCAAAGAAGAGCAGAGCTACCAGTTCGTCACGTTTGTCTTGGGTGGTGAGCACCATGCTGTTAAAATAGAGCATGTGAAGGAAGTGGCTGTTACGCCAAAAGTTTCTAAAATGCCTCGCACACCTTCTTTTATTAAGGGGGTGGCTAATGTGAGAGGTGAACTTATTGCCATTGTTGATTTAGAGGAGCGTTTCAATATGAAGCCGGTTCTTAGTTTAAATAGTGGTTTAAATAGTAAAACCTATACCATTGTGATAGATGCTGACACTTACACCATAGGTTTCACAGTAAATGAAGTTCCTAATACATTGATTTTAACTGATTCTCAAATCGATCGCTCAGCTGATGTGGTAGAGAAAGCGAAAATAAGAAACAGGTTTATTGATGGTGTAGGGAAGGCTGTAGGAGGTGATCTCATTATCCTCCTTGATATTCTTAAAGTATTGTCAGAAAGTGAAATAAGACAGATATCAAAATAA
- a CDS encoding chemotaxis protein CheC, with amino-acid sequence MMLLHNMTSLEKDILKELMNIILAKAADSFAKISKEEVLINVPELKEAESKTALEELLIQNNVEVIIQSEVKGDIYAHTLLLFSDEHMSKVESIFFKRIQPSKKMRESLLLEWSNILTGTMVTHLANFLKVNIYGSVPMQPIYRDSLKGNELLLDLDVTRPVLFTVNALFMPSESQISLPMILIFDIPNMEKILHLIREINKDDFRLLKL; translated from the coding sequence ATGATGCTTTTACATAATATGACTTCACTGGAAAAAGATATATTAAAGGAATTGATGAATATCATTTTGGCCAAGGCGGCTGATTCTTTTGCGAAAATTTCAAAAGAAGAGGTGTTGATCAATGTTCCTGAGCTGAAAGAAGCCGAAAGCAAGACGGCGCTTGAAGAGCTCCTAATTCAAAATAACGTAGAAGTCATTATTCAGTCCGAGGTAAAGGGAGATATTTATGCTCATACTTTATTGCTGTTTTCTGATGAACACATGAGCAAGGTTGAATCCATATTCTTCAAAAGAATTCAACCTTCTAAAAAAATGAGAGAGTCACTGCTTTTGGAATGGAGTAATATCCTTACAGGCACTATGGTGACTCATCTGGCCAATTTCTTGAAGGTAAATATTTACGGTTCAGTGCCAATGCAACCCATTTATAGGGATTCTTTAAAGGGGAATGAGCTGCTTTTAGATTTAGATGTAACACGCCCAGTGCTATTTACAGTTAATGCACTATTTATGCCGAGTGAAAGCCAAATAAGTCTGCCTATGATTCTCATATTTGACATTCCAAATATGGAAAAGATTTTACACCTTATAAGAGAAATTAACAAGGATGATTTCAGGCTGCTAAAACTGTAG
- a CDS encoding HAMP domain-containing protein: protein MRSTQKPQPEGEKENSTLKDSKGKQPSKSQNEPPSHTIENYSIPIKETLKDEEYATKRLNKILFALDAFKKGDISVRLNKEEDDIFSEIAEAYNSMVEMISGVGGEVSRISKVAGIEGNLTARASAENASGFWKDIINNINGLVDSIAIPVLEVGKVLKNISGGNLYEKFEIPVTGDFKVMAETINRTIDNLNLFAGEVTRVALEVGTEGKLGGQATVPNVAGVWKDLTDNVNLMASNLTNQVRDIANVATAVGKGNLTKKVSVDVKGEFLVLKENINQMTDSLNTFADEVIRVAREVGTEGNLGGQARVPGVEGVWKELTENVNMMASNLTSQVRDIAKVSTAVAQGDLTQKVSVDVKGEIADLKENINKMVDSLNIFSNEVTRVAREVGTEGKLGAQANVPNVAGVWKDLTDNVNTMGSNLTAQVRDIAKVSSAVAQGDLSQKVMVDVKGEIADLKANINGMVDSLNIFSDEVTRVAREVGTEGKLGGQANVPNVAGVWKELTDNVNTMASNLTAQVRDIADVAIAVAKGDMTQKIKVDAKGEIADLKENINLMVDSLNIFSDEVTRVAREVGTEGKLGGQANVPNVAGVWKELTDNVNTMASNLTSQVRDIADVAIAVAKGDMTQKITVDVKGEFLELKEYLNQMVDSLNIFASEVTRVAREVGTEGNLGGQARVPGVEGLWKELTDNVNTMASNLTEQVRDIAKVSTAVAKGDLTKKISVNVKGEILELKENINQMVDSLNIFANEVTRVAREVGTEGNLGSQAKVPGVEGVWKELTDNVNTMGSNLTAQVRDISNVATAVAEGDLSQKITVNVKGEIADLKENLNRMVDSLNVFAEEVTRVAREVGTEGKLGGQANVPGVEGVWKQLTMNVNIMANNLTTQVRGIAGVATAVARGDLTQTITVEVQGEVLELKNIINQMVDSLNIFAGEVTRVSREVGTEGKLGGQANVPGVEGIWKELTMNVNTMASNLTLQVRDIAQVATAVARGDLTKKITVDVNGELAVLKENLNKMVDSLNVFSSEVTRVAREVGTEGKLGGQANVPGVEGVWKQLTENVNIMANNLTTQVRGIVRLVTAVSKGDLTQKFTLDARGEVAELAETINSMVTMLNSLAQEVSRVARVAGTEGKLTERVAMTDISGSWKELVDTLNNLLGSIVSPVLEVSRIVRAISEGDLTQRVEIATAGDIHSMSNALNTAVSNLNTLLLNINESSMVVGESSEEMAAKGLDMNEITVDVAISMQEMAEGAKNQAGKTDQAFKLIEEIMTVTEETARKAEIVNNAAALGVNTSQMGMKTVSQVVKNMEQISASAALTTKTIEILSERSQEISKYLGVITDISAQTNLLALNAAIEAARAGEAGKGFAVVAEEIRKLAEGSRKSANEIETLVADVKKDSSSASTAIVNMTEMVDKGKQATFEATEAFKNIADSSSKTLETAEDIKVATELQKKKISDVVKYVEEVVDIAEQTASTTDGVATTAQQLSISMEEFTESSQNMKFIAEDLQMGIAAFRLYQNNNGDYFSPQIISKRANISVSRRTIREVSPKTSSSVLKGTSSTLNKGGNQSRAISSPSKRLMASKMSDAKEKPAEKPKSTKASAATKKTTATPKKDSTSTPRSKKVTGTGSKTTKPATTRKNTKGGKK, encoded by the coding sequence ATGAGATCAACCCAGAAGCCTCAACCTGAAGGCGAGAAGGAAAATTCTACCTTGAAAGATAGCAAAGGAAAGCAACCCTCCAAATCTCAAAATGAACCTCCCTCTCATACCATCGAGAATTATTCCATTCCTATTAAAGAAACTTTAAAGGACGAAGAATATGCTACTAAACGATTAAATAAGATACTTTTTGCTCTTGATGCCTTTAAGAAAGGTGACATTTCCGTAAGGCTGAATAAAGAAGAAGATGATATTTTCTCCGAAATAGCTGAAGCCTACAATAGTATGGTGGAAATGATTTCCGGAGTGGGTGGAGAGGTTTCCAGAATATCTAAGGTAGCTGGTATTGAAGGAAATCTTACAGCCAGGGCCTCTGCGGAAAATGCGTCAGGCTTCTGGAAAGATATTATTAATAATATCAATGGTCTTGTAGATTCTATTGCCATACCGGTATTGGAGGTGGGTAAAGTACTGAAGAATATTTCAGGCGGTAATCTATATGAGAAATTTGAAATTCCTGTAACTGGTGATTTTAAGGTGATGGCCGAAACCATTAACAGAACCATTGATAACCTTAATCTATTTGCCGGAGAGGTAACGCGTGTGGCTCTTGAGGTGGGTACAGAAGGTAAGTTAGGTGGTCAGGCTACTGTTCCTAATGTAGCCGGTGTATGGAAGGACCTCACGGACAACGTGAATCTTATGGCTAGTAATCTTACCAATCAGGTGAGGGATATTGCCAACGTAGCTACAGCAGTAGGAAAGGGTAATCTTACTAAGAAAGTGTCGGTAGATGTGAAGGGTGAGTTCTTGGTGTTAAAGGAGAACATTAACCAGATGACTGATTCCCTAAATACCTTTGCAGATGAGGTTATTCGGGTGGCTCGTGAAGTGGGGACGGAAGGAAATCTTGGTGGACAGGCACGAGTGCCGGGAGTAGAAGGCGTATGGAAAGAACTGACCGAAAATGTGAATATGATGGCCAGCAACCTTACCTCACAGGTAAGGGATATTGCAAAAGTATCTACGGCCGTTGCACAAGGAGATTTAACGCAAAAGGTTTCCGTAGATGTAAAAGGTGAAATAGCCGATCTAAAGGAAAATATAAATAAAATGGTTGACTCGCTGAATATATTCAGTAATGAGGTGACCAGAGTGGCCCGTGAGGTGGGTACTGAAGGTAAGCTGGGAGCACAAGCAAATGTGCCCAACGTGGCTGGTGTTTGGAAAGATCTTACGGATAATGTGAATACCATGGGAAGTAATCTTACTGCCCAGGTACGAGATATTGCAAAAGTATCCTCTGCAGTGGCTCAAGGAGACTTGTCGCAAAAGGTAATGGTGGACGTAAAAGGTGAGATTGCTGATTTGAAGGCCAATATTAACGGAATGGTAGACTCGCTTAACATTTTCTCCGATGAGGTAACTCGTGTAGCTCGTGAAGTGGGTACAGAGGGTAAACTAGGAGGTCAGGCGAATGTGCCTAACGTGGCTGGCGTATGGAAGGAGCTAACCGATAATGTAAATACCATGGCCAGTAATCTTACTGCTCAGGTAAGGGATATTGCCGATGTAGCTATTGCTGTGGCTAAAGGGGATATGACTCAGAAAATTAAGGTGGATGCCAAAGGCGAAATTGCTGATCTAAAGGAGAATATAAACCTCATGGTGGATTCACTGAACATATTCTCAGATGAGGTGACCAGGGTGGCACGTGAAGTGGGTACCGAAGGTAAGCTGGGAGGGCAGGCGAATGTGCCAAACGTAGCCGGTGTATGGAAAGAGCTTACTGACAATGTAAATACCATGGCCAGTAACCTTACTTCTCAGGTAAGGGATATTGCCGATGTAGCTATAGCTGTGGCAAAAGGTGATATGACTCAAAAGATTACGGTAGATGTAAAAGGTGAGTTCTTAGAACTGAAGGAATATCTGAATCAGATGGTGGACTCACTGAACATATTTGCCAGTGAGGTAACACGTGTGGCTCGTGAAGTGGGCACGGAAGGTAATCTAGGAGGTCAGGCTCGAGTGCCAGGAGTTGAAGGACTATGGAAAGAGCTTACTGACAATGTAAATACCATGGCCAGCAACCTTACCGAGCAAGTACGAGATATTGCCAAGGTGTCAACAGCCGTAGCAAAGGGTGATTTGACAAAGAAAATCTCAGTAAATGTAAAAGGTGAGATACTTGAGCTGAAGGAGAATATCAACCAGATGGTGGATTCCCTGAATATATTTGCTAATGAGGTAACGCGTGTGGCTCGTGAAGTGGGTACAGAGGGTAACTTGGGTAGTCAGGCAAAAGTGCCAGGTGTTGAAGGTGTTTGGAAAGAACTTACTGATAATGTGAATACCATGGGTAGCAACCTTACTGCTCAGGTACGAGATATATCAAATGTGGCAACTGCCGTGGCTGAGGGTGACCTGAGTCAGAAGATTACAGTAAATGTAAAAGGTGAAATTGCTGATCTGAAGGAAAACCTAAACCGAATGGTGGATTCACTTAACGTATTTGCTGAAGAGGTAACTCGTGTGGCGCGTGAGGTGGGTACCGAAGGTAAACTAGGTGGTCAGGCTAACGTACCAGGTGTGGAAGGTGTTTGGAAGCAGCTCACTATGAATGTGAATATCATGGCGAATAACCTGACTACTCAGGTGCGTGGAATTGCAGGAGTAGCAACGGCTGTAGCAAGGGGTGACCTAACTCAAACCATTACTGTAGAGGTTCAGGGAGAGGTTCTAGAGCTTAAAAACATCATCAACCAGATGGTGGACTCACTGAACATATTTGCTGGTGAGGTAACCAGGGTTTCCAGAGAGGTGGGAACTGAAGGTAAGCTAGGTGGTCAGGCCAATGTACCAGGTGTTGAAGGTATTTGGAAGGAATTAACCATGAACGTGAACACCATGGCTAGCAACCTTACCTTACAAGTGCGAGATATTGCCCAGGTAGCAACCGCAGTGGCGAGAGGTGACCTGACTAAAAAGATTACAGTGGATGTAAACGGAGAGTTAGCAGTATTGAAAGAAAACCTCAATAAGATGGTGGACTCACTTAACGTATTCTCCAGCGAGGTAACTCGTGTGGCACGTGAGGTGGGAACTGAAGGTAAACTAGGTGGTCAGGCTAATGTACCGGGTGTAGAAGGCGTATGGAAGCAACTGACTGAAAATGTAAATATAATGGCGAACAACCTTACCACTCAGGTGCGGGGGATTGTTCGATTAGTAACGGCGGTATCGAAAGGAGATTTGACTCAAAAGTTCACCTTGGATGCCCGAGGTGAGGTAGCTGAGCTGGCAGAAACAATCAACTCAATGGTGACTATGCTTAACTCCCTAGCTCAAGAGGTAAGTAGGGTGGCAAGAGTGGCTGGTACGGAAGGTAAACTTACGGAACGTGTAGCCATGACCGATATCAGTGGAAGCTGGAAAGAATTGGTTGATACGCTAAATAACCTTTTGGGTTCAATTGTATCACCAGTATTGGAGGTAAGCCGTATAGTACGAGCCATTTCTGAGGGAGATCTTACGCAGAGAGTGGAGATCGCAACTGCTGGAGATATTCATTCTATGTCAAATGCACTTAACACTGCGGTAAGTAATTTGAATACCCTTCTATTGAATATCAACGAGAGTTCGATGGTAGTGGGTGAGTCCTCAGAGGAGATGGCTGCCAAAGGTCTGGATATGAATGAAATTACGGTTGATGTGGCAATCTCTATGCAGGAAATGGCGGAAGGTGCTAAGAATCAGGCGGGTAAAACGGATCAGGCCTTTAAATTGATAGAGGAAATCATGACCGTGACTGAAGAGACGGCACGAAAAGCAGAAATTGTGAACAATGCTGCAGCACTGGGTGTGAACACTTCTCAGATGGGTATGAAAACGGTTTCGCAGGTGGTGAAAAACATGGAGCAAATTTCTGCTTCAGCAGCTTTAACTACAAAAACCATTGAAATCTTAAGTGAGCGTTCTCAGGAAATTTCTAAATACCTTGGTGTAATCACCGACATCTCTGCTCAAACCAACCTACTTGCACTTAACGCAGCGATCGAGGCTGCTCGTGCAGGAGAAGCAGGTAAAGGTTTCGCCGTAGTAGCGGAAGAGATCAGAAAACTTGCTGAGGGTTCCAGGAAGTCTGCTAATGAAATTGAAACACTGGTAGCAGATGTAAAGAAAGATTCATCGTCTGCATCTACGGCTATTGTTAATATGACAGAGATGGTTGATAAAGGTAAGCAAGCTACATTCGAAGCCACGGAAGCCTTTAAAAACATTGCTGATTCAAGTAGTAAAACATTGGAAACAGCAGAAGACATTAAGGTGGCCACTGAGTTACAAAAGAAAAAGATTTCTGATGTAGTGAAATATGTGGAAGAGGTAGTGGATATCGCTGAACAAACAGCTTCTACCACGGATGGTGTTGCTACTACAGCTCAGCAATTATCTATTTCAATGGAAGAGTTTACTGAGTCTAGCCAGAACATGAAATTCATTGCAGAAGACTTACAGATGGGTATTGCTGCGTTCAGGTTATACCAAAATAATAATGGCGACTACTTCTCTCCACAGATTATTAGTAAAAGGGCTAATATTAGCGTGTCTCGAAGAACAATAAGAGAGGTTTCTCCTAAAACCAGTTCGAGCGTGCTAAAGGGAACTTCCAGTACTTTGAATAAAGGTGGTAATCAAAGTAGAGCTATCTCATCTCCATCCAAGAGATTGATGGCGTCTAAAATGTCAGATGCTAAGGAAAAGCCGGCAGAGAAACCAAAATCTACAAAGGCATCCGCAGCGACCAAAAAGACAACTGCTACACCTAAGAAAGATTCGACTTCTACACCTCGATCTAAAAAAGTGACAGGTACTGGTTCGAAGACTACTAAGCCAGCTACGACTAGAAAGAACACCAAGGGAGGTAAGAAATAG